In Mustela nigripes isolate SB6536 chromosome 9, MUSNIG.SB6536, whole genome shotgun sequence, the sequence ggggaagggaaatCAAAACATAGCCTTACCCTCTCTTGTTTGAAATCTGCAAAAGCACCATCTGCATATTTCTGCTTGCTCAAaagctgtttcctcctctcctgaCGTTTGGCACGCTTCTGGAATTCCTCATTGTGAACGTTCAAGTGTGAGGTCAGCTCCGCTGTGCTTTGCAGTTTGCTATCACAGTGCTTACACTGGTAGGCGGGGCTCTGCAGGCGGGGGCCGCCGCCCAGGATGACGAAGTCCCTCTTGAGGTCCCGGCTGTGGTGGTCGGTGTAGTGCATGCACAGCAGCTCGGCCGTGCTGAAGGACAGCTTGAAGCACCTGACGCAGCGGAACGGGAGCCACTCGGTCTCCGCAGCTTCACTTCCCTCCACCTCGGCCTTCTCGAagctgcctctctcctcctcttccatcAGCACCGGCTTCTCATGCTCGTCCGCGTAGACGGCCGTGAAGTAGCCGCCCAGCTTGCTGGCGTGCTGCTTCTTCGGGAACACCCCCGGGTGGCGCTTCATGTAGTGGGACACGATGCCCTTCTTGCTGAAGGACTGGAAGGAGCACAGCGAGCACTTTTTCTTCTCCACGGCCCGCCGCAGCTCCTCGCTGAGTTGTGGGGAGTCGTCCTTGGGCGGGGACGGGATGATCACCTTGTTGGGCTTGTCGCTGATGGTCCGGGAGGCGGCCAGGCAGTGGGTATAGTAGGCGTCGATGTCGTGGCGCTTCTGGTAGTGGGCCGCCAGCCCCTTGCGGATGGGGTTGGTGTAGGCGCATAGGGCGCACTTGAAGAGGTTGTTCTTGCCCTCCGGCTGGGCGCGGACGTTGTTGTGCTTGATGCGGTAGTGCCTGGCGATGCCCTTCCTCGTGGAGCAGAAGTACTTGCAGAGCTGACACCGGAACACAGTGTGGGAGACCAGGTGCGAGGCGGAGAAGTGCGACGTGGACATGGGCTCCTCTCCCATGTCCTCCTCGGCAGCGGATACCTGGGAGGGGCTCACTTCTGTGGTCATCTCGGGCTCCAGGGAGACCGGCAGCTTCGGGGGCGACGGAGAAAAGACATCGAATTCGGGCTGATTGTGGTACTTCTCGTAGTGGATCTTGAGCTTCTCCAGGGTGCCGTGCGTGTAGGGACACAGTTTGCAACGGTAGGCGCCATAGCCTTGCTTGAAGATTCTGCTCGTCTCCTCCACGTCGTTCTGCGCTATGTCCGCGGACTGCTCCACATCGTGCACGAAGTCCTCGGCGGTCACCTTGATGGCCGGGTGGCGCTTCTGGTAGTGTGTCAGGACGCCATGGATGCGGGTGTTGATGTAGGGGCAGTGTCTGCATTTGTAGACAGCGCCGGGGTTGATGTCGATGTCCTGGGCAAAGTCGGCTGCCTTCACCTTCATGCCGGGGTGCTTCTTCCCGTAGTGGGTGAGCAGGCCATGCAGGTTGTTGTACTCAGACTGGCAAACTGTGCACTGGTACGGGGTGGACGAGATGGCCGGGTTGGCGGAGGCCAGCTGGATGCTCTTCTCTGGGGAGAGCCTCGCATCATCTGGGCACTCTGCATCCTGCTCGGGGAGTGGAGTGGGCAAGCTGTTCTCGCAATTCACGGGACCCACCAGCTCTTCGGCGGAGGGGGGTAGGGGATTCTCGATGGCATCTTTCTCCTTGATGATATCCAGCAGCACCGATTCATCACCATTCATGGCCCAGGGATGGAATGCCTGGTAGTGATTGGTGATGTCCCAGATGGACATGGCCTCAAAGACACAGTCTCTGCATCGGTAGGTTTTGGCTTCCGTGGGCAGcgcgagggagggaggggacgggTCTGGCCCAGCCCAGAGTTTGGTAGCCATGTAAGTGTAGTCAACATAATGCTCTGGATGCCTCCTCTGGTAATGCAGGAGCAGACCATTGGGCTCTGTGTGTGAATAGATACACCACTCGCAGTGGTAGCCAGCTTCTATCAAGCCATCAAGGAACGCCCACCGCATGATGGACGTGACTGTGGCCTTCAAGGCAGGGTGATCTTTCTTGATATGCTTCCTCAGTGCATAGAAGTAGGGGGAGGTATACGAGCACTGCCTACACTTGAGCGCTCGAAGTTTCGCTTTGTCCCGCTCCGCGCTGGAGGGGGCCATGAGCACACAGCTGGCAGGCTTCTTCTGGTTCCGGTCACAGAGGCTTCGGATGGTGGCCGTGTGCTGCCGGATCACATCTGCATTGGCCTTGAAGTCTCGGTGCTTCTTCTGATAGTGAATGAGGACACCCTTGACTGTCCGGTTCCCGTAATCACAGTGCTGGCAAAAGAACATCTCGTTCTCCACAGGAGGGCCATCTCGCTCAGAGCTGCTGCGGTTCAGCTGTTGCATGGGGGCGGGTGGCCGAGGGGAGCCTTGAGGCCCCTCAGACCCCCTCATCATTGCAGCTGTGGGAGGAGCCTGTCTGATATATTTGGCAGTGACCTTTATTTCTGGGTGTCTTTTCTGGTAGTGGACAAGCACTCCCACAACTGACCGATTGCTGTACGAACAGTGTTTGCAGTAGTAAAGCTCAGTACTGAGGTCTGGTGgcgggggttgtggggggggtggggaacccATGTTGGACATTTTGGGAGACATTGGAGCACCCACCTCAAATGATAATTGAGAAAGGGCAGAGCCCCTGTCCACAGACACCATTCGCATGGTTTTCTGGATCCTAAAGTAGGAAGCCTTTTCTTCCGGGTGTTTCTTCTGATAATGAACCAAGACAGAATGCATGTTGGGGCTTGCAAATGAGCAAACGTCACAATCGTAAACAACAACAGTGTTAACTGAGGGGTCCTTCTGATTTTCACATTCTGGAGTATAGGTCTTTGAAGGagtgtttttattaaatgtaGCCGGCAGACCGCCACCGCGAGCCACGGGAGTGGAAGTTGCCATGCTTTTGGGGGCTGAATTCAGAATCTCCCTCAGCGTCTGGGATTCCGTATTCAGCCCTTCCTGCTGCTCCACGACATAGCTGGAAAATATCATCGCGTTGTTGATCTTGACCGTGGGATGCATTCTTTGGTAATGTGGCATCAGGCTTCGGACGTTCGGGCTCGTGTAGGAACAAAATCGACAGCGGTAGATCAGGTCCGAATGGTCGAAGTTGAGTACATTCATGGCTTCTGGGTGGTGTTCACCGTAATGCTGCTGCAGGTCTTCAAAGTTGGTGTAGTCAATGTAGCATTCCAGGCACCTGTACACGGCACTGTGGTCGTTGGGGTCCAAGATGTACCGAAAGCTGAACTTGATATAAGGGTGCATCCGTTGGTAGTGGGTGCTGACGCTCCGGGCCGATTTGTTGTTAAAGTCACAGTGTTTGCAATAATAAAGCCGTCCAGAGTCACCAAAGTCTGTGTTCTCGTTATTGTGCTCTGTCCCATAGATGGGAGTCTGGGTGTTCAGCAGAGCAGTACTGGAAACCTGGTGGTCTTTCATGTTCGCCGAGGAGCCATAGTAATCCTCTTCGTCTTCGGAAAGGGTGAGCTCAATTTCCGCCCCATTGGTGGCATTGTAGTCGTGGGCGACGCTTCTGAAGCTGGGCTCCTTTTGGGGCTCGCCGGCGTCTCTCGCCCAGATCTGCTGGGCCGAGAAGGATGTGGACACCTCCATGACCGGCTCTGTGGGCTCTTCCTCCCTGTCCAACTCAACCTCTATCTCCACTTcattgtcttcctcttcctcctcgtcGTCCTCCACGTTGATCACCGCGTCCTCCTGCTGCTTTGTCTGGTTGATTTTGCTCTGGAGGTTGCTTGCGATCTCGTCGATCCTCGTTCTCTTCTTCACGGGCGACAGATCGAGGGGAAAGTCGTTGGCGAGCTTCCTAGAGGCCTTAGCTACAAAATTGTTCTTGGAGGACAACCCAAGAATTGAGGTCTGACTTTTCTTCACAGTGTTGCTGGAAGAGGGGTGGCTGTCTGTCTCGCTCTCCAACGGCAGGCTTGAGGGCTGCCCCTCGAATTTTGGCAAGTTGTCGCAGAACGAGTGCTTGTGCTGCTGATGGACCCGTAGCCCTTTCAGAGTCGTGGTGGAGTAATTACACATGGTGCATTTGTAAGGGTGCAGGGGTGGGCCTGGCACGGGCGGCTGGGGCGGCTGCACCGGCGGGGGCTGGGGCTGCGGCTGGGCTGGCACCTGGTGGGGCGGCTGTAGCTGCGGTGGCTGCGGCTGGGACGGCGGTGGGGGTGGCGGTGGCGGCGGGGGCGGTGGCTGTTGCTGCTGCAGGGGATCCAACAGGACCCCCGGCTTTCTGCCATTGATGCTCGAGCTCTCATAAGACACAACACCTTCGTTCAGGGAAGCAGAAAGGCTCTCGCTCTGGGAATTCACAGCATCCCAATCTGACGTTGTACCCGTGTGACACTGCTTGTGAGCCCCAAGCTTCAACGAGCTCTTGCAAGTAAATGGACATTCGTCACATTTGTAGACAGCGGTCTTTCCGGACAAATGGATGTTTTCTATGTGACGGGAGATGCTACGTCGATGCATAgtgaggaagggacagaaggggCACTGGAACCTATTCATGAACCTTCTAAACGGAATCCCCTTGGTCTCCAGCAACTTGTTGCCGTCCGAGCTCATCAGCTGCTCTGCAGATATGCCTGACGTCTGGTGATCCATGGCATTCAAGCCGTTCTCGCTATCTAGCTCGTTCAACTCTTCATCAGAACTGGAGTCATTCAGCATGCTGTTGGTTTCCAGGTCAGCAGAGGAATTGGTCATGTCAGCCATGCCATAACGCGATCTCTCCGCCAAGTTAACGAGGCCAGAGTTGTGAGGGGACTTCGGCTTCATCTGAGGGTAAGACACGGATGGAAACTTGGAAGCAGACGAAGAATTGGGTCTCATGATGGAGTTACTGATGGAGCCCCGGAAGTTGGAGACGTTGGCGCTGGGCATCTCCCGGCTTGCAGCATTCATGGACAGATAGGTGGAGTTGGAAGTGGGGCTGGGGGCGCTTTTGTTCTGCACATCGGGGACGTTAGTCCCTTCTTGCTGCTGGCGGAGGCTGGAAAGGATCTTGACCATGCTGCGATGCTTCTTCATCATGTGGTCACACCAGCGCTCCCGGCGGGGGGTCTGGTAGCTGCACCACTCACAGCAAAAGTTGCCTCGAGACTTGGTCAAAGGCTTGACCATGGACTCTAAGATGCTGCGCTCCACGACCTCTGCTGGCAGTTCCTTGCAGGGGTCCTGCAGGGACATGGGTGGGACCACAGGGTCTGGTAttggagcaggggcagggaggggagcagtgGTCTCCTTCAAATTGTTTTTGTGATACATCTTCTGGTGCTTAATTATTCTCGCCCTCCTCGGTGACTTATATGTGCAAAACTGGCAAGAGAAGACCTTTCCAAATCCCTCATGCATCATGATATTATAATTTAAGGATCCTGGAACAGGGGGGCCCGCCGAACTCCCTTCAGCTTGAGCTCCGTGGACCTTCCTTGTGTGTTCGATGAGGAGATTTTTTGACCTGAAGTAGCGTACGCAGAACTTGCATTGAAAAAACTTGTTTGTTGGTTTGGGATTAGGGGCAATATGCTGACCGTAATATCCTGGACTGTGGCCATAGTAGCTTCCGGTCCCCAATGCAGTTGCATTTTGACCTAAAAAGAAAGCATGAGGTAAGTgagaacagaaaagcaaacaaaagagaattaagaaatttCATCATgcaaatcaatttttcttttcaactgttCTTCATTAATAAACATCGCATTCGAAAGTCCTAATAACATCTCCAGATGAGGCCCTGAAGAGTATTAATGAAGCATTAATGAACACACACATAGCGCTTCTCACAGATGAAAATGCAGCGTTCAGCTTTAGAGACGATACTCACCTCATCCCCACTAACGTGCCCTAGGGCTATAAAAAGATGCATTTCCCATACTGCGACATTAATCCCAGAATTCTGCAAGGTACTATCCTGTTCTCCAAATTGAAAGGAAACTAAGAGACATAAAGGAAGCTGAAAGGACAATAACATAGGACACTCAAGTAGAGAAACGTGACGCCCTAATTGCAAAGACGGCTCGCAGAGAGCAAGAACTCTGAAGAAGCCACATGTGCCAAAACCCATGGCTACAGGCTAAAACTAGAGGGGCGCCATGAAACAGATCAGATACGCCCAGAATCAGCAAAGATTTACCTGATAAATCCTCTGCGATCGCAAATTCGTCCTTTATCGAAGAATACTCCACCTCTGTCTGATTACTGGCATTCATGGACCCGGATCGTGGCTCATTAGCATTGTCTTCAGCAACGTCAGTTGGCTGCAGAAATGCTGTGTGGACATCCTGGATGTGTGCCTTGAGATCTTCGTAGGATGGGGCTCGGAAGTCACAGCCATCACACTGTAGCACCTCCATGATCTGGGCCTACCTTCTCACATTAGGAACCTGTGACAGAATTCAGAATACAGTGTCTGAAGAACTGTACTAGCTGAATATCCCAAGTCGATGGGACTACAAGTCCATTAACAGAAACATTTCTAGTATCAGCAGATCTTTCACTGAACTTTGCCAGTTGGAATGTCCACCAAAGAAATGCAACCAGACATAACAGGGATAGCGTCCTTGAGATCCAAATATCAAAAAAGTGTAGGGGGGGGCCCAGATAAACATTTTCCACTTTGATATAAATACGTCTTCAAATGCCATTGGTCAAGGAAACCCTTAACAGTCAAGAGTTTTAGTAGTTTCTGAATTTCTTGACTGATTTCAAATTTCTTGTCAAGTCAATATTGACTTTGATTCTGGCTTGGACCCCCTTTTTTGGGAACTAGAACCTTCTCAGAAGTAAAGAGGATGTCTGTacagaaaaaaggacaaatttcAATCTTCATTAGCTGTTCTAATATTAGAACATTGATGTTTCATCCCCAAATGGTGAAACAGTATTGAATTTTGGGTGGTGGTAGAGAGAGCTTTTATTCTACCTTTTGTTATTCTAATACCTTAACTGATACTGGGGTATgcctctttccccctttccccagtTTAgttgtgtgtgcgcatgcacatgtgtgtatgcgTTTCATAATCTAAATGGTTATTTTGCTGTCTACTATCTACCAATTACAACCTAACAGCTTCTCCAACTAACTAGgtcaaaaattgttttttctcatGAGATTCTCCATCCACCAACTTCAGATGACAATCCAGTTTCTAGTTTAGAGTTGTACCTTGAAGCCTCGGTTTATATCAAGGTAACAAACAGTTTTGAAGAGGGGCTTCTAAGCTGAAACTCCTTTCCTATGTCTCTCCTTGACAAATGTGCAGTGTGTACTTGCCCACAAAAAGCTGCAAACCTGGGGCAGAATAAAGCAAAACTTGCCCAGCTACCTTCACTCTGTCTTCGCTgggtgacagagagacacagatagCTTCCTACTGACTCAACAGAGAGGCTCACcattaagcaattaaaaatgtattagaagGTGTAGTCTGTCCCATCGTAATACATATCTTGAGCTGAGATACCCGGTTATTATCTTAATCAGTGAGTTACTTCATGGAGCTCACGGCAAACTCTACTGAGTCACTGCAATCTAGAACCCCAGATGTCCAAGAACTAAAGCCTTCGCCAGATATTCCTAGACTTCTACTGTACTGCAACTTTCGCTACTTTTAGGGCAAAAGGTAAATTGTTTCTGCAGGAGGAACAAAGTCCAGCGATGTGTCAAATGTAGAGAAAGGAGCCATTGCGGGCGGATTTTCTATGAAAGAATGCTCCTGCTGATAGCCTGCTAAAATAACTTCTGGCAAGTCCAGCTCTGGACAGACTGAGCTTGCAGAGTGAGACACAGATATTTACCTCCTCTTCTTTCACCCAGCAATCTATCCTTTTTCAATAAACACTGAACGGTGCACCAGAGTCTTTTCAGCTAAGTCTCAACATTCGAGATACACAAGCTTTTATGCCTAAGCGCCAACCCAAATTGTGTGGAAGAGGTTGCTATCAGCTCTGGATCAAATTACAGCCGTCACTGAggccccaccccacttctccttTCGCACAGTCCATTAGACCTGAAAACAAATTTTTCCATGGTGCAGACGACTCCTGCATTTAGAACACTTCACAGAAAAAAGCAGACCATCCAGTGTGCACTCCCCATCCCCCAAGCCTAGCCCTTTCATCTCAGCCAAACAAGCCACAGCTCTGCTGAATGTGTTTATCACACTTTCAAGAGATATGAGCTCCTGCGTCACCGAAGCTCTAAGACTCACTAAGCTGCCCTAGTCCTCTGAGCTTCAGGAGCGGCCATTTTAGCTCGGAGCTTCTCTTCCGTGCACAACATGGCTTCTCTGGGATTCTGCTAGGCTGACAATCAGAAATGAGCAGTAGAAGAACAGGCTGGGCTCCTCCTATGCTCTTCTGCTCCCAACAAAGAATGAACTGTTTGCACTGCTTTCGGAAAAGCAGCACCTTTCTCCTCCTCAAATGTCATTCACCAAGATCTCCGAAGGTTCTTTTATCCCATGATTGATAAGCTTGTTCGTTAGTCCCAGCAGAGCTGACTGGTGATGGCAGGACGATCCTGGACCAGACTCTGTTCTACAGCAGGAtttgggggtgggctgggggggaCCTCCAGAATGCCTTGGCTTCTTGGGAGTCGTCCTTCCACACACAGAAGACATACCATCCGACTCTGCTTGCCAGATTCCAAAGTCTAATGACCTTTGTTAATCACCAGCCAGTCTGTCTGCATCAGCAGACCCTGCCAACAGACACACCCTTCAACACAAAGGCTGTAGCTATTCCTTTTAAAAGAGGTTCTCTGAAAGCTCCATTGTGTAGCCcgagaggaaaacaaaatctcttcCCTTCAAAACTTCAAGCCTTTAGAAATAACGCAACAAAAGGCTTTCTGCTGTGTGTCTTTTGGAAATTTTGAGCCCGGTTTGCacaacatcaacaaaaatgaTGGTTCTGCACAAGGAAAGCAGGGCACCTTCAGCACTAAGTCATCCACCCAGACATGAAATTCATCTCGCTGTGCGGTTCTCTAATATCTTGGTGTCTTCGGAAGCTGTTATCAAGGATTCTAACTTCACTGGATGCAAACACAAACCAACAGTCTCCTTGTTCTGCTACAAAGGAGATTaaagggtcatgagatcaggggggaaaaaaaaaacccactgattTGGAAAAAGAAGAGATGATGAAAGTGATTTCCTAATGGGTTCTAGCTTTAATGTTGTTGCAGTCTCTACCTCAAAAATAGCTCAGAGCCTTAGAAGAGGTTAATCTCCAGGCTGCTGAGAACCAGCGTCAGGTACAGCTGAACGGCCTTCAATTTGATGTCTGCACCAAGCCCCGAGAGGAGGACGGAGCCTCCTTTGAAAGCCATTTTGCCTTTGTGTACACATTTGTCCTGAAGACGCTGACAGAAGAAGAAAACGGAAATTTCCAGCATGGCCTAAacaatcaaagaaacagaaacccaaTGTGTTTATGAGACTGAGGATGCACACACGTGCACGGAGTGAGAgcgggaggagaagaaaggaatgggGGAGGACGGGAGACAAAGAAAGCCGGACCCGAGGAGGACCCATCCATCAACCAGAGTATGTTTTCACAGCAGATGGTAATCCTCTGAGAAACCCACAAccaggaaaaagaggagaaacgcgctctgctgcttctctgactGCTTCATCCGCCCAGAAAGAGCAGCAACCCTCAAAGACTCAGCTAGACACTGACGTGCTCCAAAATGATGATTTAAAGCTAAAAGCCTTGACCTCCTATCTActttacttcatttaaaaatactgtcatAATGAGATTAGCaatacccccctccccaccactgacCCAATCAGCAAAAtcaaaagcagaagaggaagctTCAAACTAActaaaaagaaatgctatttcAGAAGGTCATGGGCTAAGTCTACAAATCAAACAAGCACCCCCATctcctactccccccccccaccccgggcagtATTCCCAGGCCCCTCAAGGTCAAATAGGCATCGAGGACTGGACTCTAAACACCACCCACGAAGGGACCTGCTCTGTGAGTATGGATTCTTCTCTAATACTCCAACGCCGAACGTGATCAGTCCTCCTGACACACATGAAACCCCCAGAGCATTCGAATTATTCACTGCTCTTCAGTATCATTTATTCCCCATTGCTGGTGtgttccatttccatttctagcTTGGGGATTTCCAAAGGTGGGGGTCTGGATGAGAAATCCTAACTCCAATTCTCCACATCTGACACACTCTTGAAGACATAGTTAAAGAGAACCCAGAGAGATCTCATTCAAGATCGGGAATGTACACGTGTGAATGGGGAAAGGGGGATGATGGGCACAGGCTGCTCCCTCGTCTACACCAGCTGCACCCCCACGTTTCTGTGACCAGGATCCCCGGGAGCCATCATGGCTCGGTGAAGGTGAAAGAAGGCGATCCACAGCTTCACGCCCCGTTCTTCTTCCATTCATGGCCCAGATGTACCTGGAGAGGGGGAGGCACTCTGGATGGTTCACGGTGTTCTTACCACCAGGCCACCATCAGCCCTCTCGCCCAGGGCAGCTTGGCGAACGCTGTTCCCCAGACTTGTATAAACATGGTCTTCAAGTCAAAGTCCCAACGGTCTCCAGGAAGTGCCCGAATTAAAACACACAGACCTTGCCTGGATCGAACCTGTTCTCGGCCTGAAGGCCGCAGACCAGAAATAAAGTGGTGAGGCGCCACGGCCACAGGGATTCAGCAGCAACTAATTATAACCTTCAAAGCCTTGGAGAAATAGAACCAGAAACACCATAAGGTGCTTTTCCTCTGTCCACTCTAGAAACCTAGTTTCATTTATCAGGCACTGAGCTCCCCAGTTCT encodes:
- the ZNF462 gene encoding zinc finger protein 462 isoform X4, producing the protein MEVLQCDGCDFRAPSYEDLKAHIQDVHTAFLQPTDVAEDNANEPRSGSMNASNQTEVEYSSIKDEFAIAEDLSGQNATALGTGSYYGHSPGYYGQHIAPNPKPTNKFFQCKFCVRYFRSKNLLIEHTRKVHGAQAEGSSAGPPVPGSLNYNIMMHEGFGKVFSCQFCTYKSPRRARIIKHQKMYHKNNLKETTAPLPAPAPIPDPVVPPMSLQDPCKELPAEVVERSILESMVKPLTKSRGNFCCEWCSYQTPRRERWCDHMMKKHRSMVKILSSLRQQQEGTNVPDVQNKSAPSPTSNSTYLSMNAASREMPSANVSNFRGSISNSIMRPNSSSASKFPSVSYPQMKPKSPHNSGLVNLAERSRYGMADMTNSSADLETNSMLNDSSSDEELNELDSENGLNAMDHQTSGISAEQLMSSDGNKLLETKGIPFRRFMNRFQCPFCPFLTMHRRSISRHIENIHLSGKTAVYKCDECPFTCKSSLKLGAHKQCHTGTTSDWDAVNSQSESLSASLNEGVVSYESSSINGRKPGVLLDPLQQQQPPPPPPPPPPPPSQPQPPQLQPPHQVPAQPQPQPPPVQPPQPPVPGPPLHPYKCTMCNYSTTTLKGLRVHQQHKHSFCDNLPKFEGQPSSLPLESETDSHPSSSNTVKKSQTSILGLSSKNNFVAKASRKLANDFPLDLSPVKKRTRIDEIASNLQSKINQTKQQEDAVINVEDDEEEEEDNEVEIEVELDREEEPTEPVMEVSTSFSAQQIWARDAGEPQKEPSFRSVAHDYNATNGAEIELTLSEDEEDYYGSSANMKDHQVSSTALLNTQTPIYGTEHNNENTDFGDSGRLYYCKHCDFNNKSARSVSTHYQRMHPYIKFSFRYILDPNDHSAVYRCLECYIDYTNFEDLQQHYGEHHPEAMNVLNFDHSDLIYRCRFCSYTSPNVRSLMPHYQRMHPTVKINNAMIFSSYVVEQQEGLNTESQTLREILNSAPKSMATSTPVARGGGLPATFNKNTPSKTYTPECENQKDPSVNTVVVYDCDVCSFASPNMHSVLVHYQKKHPEEKASYFRIQKTMRMVSVDRGSALSQLSFEVGAPMSPKMSNMGSPPPPQPPPPDLSTELYYCKHCSYSNRSVVGVLVHYQKRHPEIKVTAKYIRQAPPTAAMMRGSEGPQGSPRPPAPMQQLNRSSSERDGPPVENEMFFCQHCDYGNRTVKGVLIHYQKKHRDFKANADVIRQHTATIRSLCDRNQKKPASCVLMAPSSAERDKAKLRALKCRQCSYTSPYFYALRKHIKKDHPALKATVTSIMRWAFLDGLIEAGYHCEWCIYSHTEPNGLLLHYQRRHPEHYVDYTYMATKLWAGPDPSPPSLALPTEAKTYRCRDCVFEAMSIWDITNHYQAFHPWAMNGDESVLLDIIKEKDAIENPLPPSAEELVGPVNCENSLPTPLPEQDAECPDDARLSPEKSIQLASANPAISSTPYQCTVCQSEYNNLHGLLTHYGKKHPGMKVKAADFAQDIDINPGAVYKCRHCPYINTRIHGVLTHYQKRHPAIKVTAEDFVHDVEQSADIAQNDVEETSRIFKQGYGAYRCKLCPYTHGTLEKLKIHYEKYHNQPEFDVFSPSPPKLPVSLEPEMTTEVSPSQVSAAEEDMGEEPMSTSHFSASHLVSHTVFRCQLCKYFCSTRKGIARHYRIKHNNVRAQPEGKNNLFKCALCAYTNPIRKGLAAHYQKRHDIDAYYTHCLAASRTISDKPNKVIIPSPPKDDSPQLSEELRRAVEKKKCSLCSFQSFSKKGIVSHYMKRHPGVFPKKQHASKLGGYFTAVYADEHEKPVLMEEEERGSFEKAEVEGSEAAETEWLPFRCVRCFKLSFSTAELLCMHYTDHHSRDLKRDFVILGGGPRLQSPAYQCKHCDSKLQSTAELTSHLNVHNEEFQKRAKRQERRKQLLSKQKYADGAFADFKQERPFGHLEEVPKIKERKVVGYKCKFCVEVHPTLRAICNHLRKHVQYGSVPAVSAAVKGLRSHERSHLALAMFTREDKYSCQYCSFVSAFRHNLDRHMQTHHGHHKPFRCKLCSFKSSYNSRLKTHILKAHAGEHAYKCSWCSFSTMTISQLKEHSLKVHGKALTLPRPRIVSLLSSHAHHSSQKATPAEEVEDSNDSSYSEPPDVQQQLNHYQSAALARNNSRVSPVPLSGAAGGAEQKTEAVLHCEFCEFSSGYIQSIRRHYRDKHGGKKLFKCKDCSFYTGFKSAFTMHVEAGHSAVPEEGPKDLRCPLCLYHTKYKRNMIDHIVLHREERVVPIEVCRSKLSKYLQGVVFRCDKCTFTCSSDESLQQHIEKHNELKPYKCQLCYYETKHTEELDSHLRDEHKVSRNFELVGRVNLDQLEQMKEKMESSSSEDEDKEEEMSSKADDRDLMRFSDHGAAINTEKRFPCEFCGRAFSQGSEWERHVLRHGMALNDTKQVSREEIHLKESVEDSIKMPSIEEKEDDEAIGIDFSLKSETVAICVVAADKSLLENTEAKNE